The proteins below are encoded in one region of Bacteroides uniformis:
- a CDS encoding efflux RND transporter permease subunit: MIKFLIQRPIAVLMAFTACFIVGLVTYFTLPVSLLPDIAIPEITVQVSAQNTSARELENTVVKPLRQQLIQVEKLKDMDSETRDGAGIIRLGFDFGTNTDLAFIEVNEKIDAAMNYLPKDAERPKVIKASATDIPVFYLNLTLKSDSAYGKVDERAFLDLCEFAENVIKRRIEQLAEVAMVDVTGLVERQLQIVPDPDKLAVLGFSIEDIENVLAQNNVEPGSMTVRDGYYEYNIKFSTLLRTEEDVKGILLRKEGRIIRLGDFCRVEIVPAKEKGVSMSNGKRAVTLAVIKQADENMEDMKLAINSTMDYFKKVYPDIDFSISRNQTELLDYTISNLQQNLSLGFLFICIVAVLFLGDVKSPFIIGLSMVVSIVICFLFFYLFKMSLNIISLSGLILALGMMIDSSIIVTENISQYRERGYSLRRACVTGTSEVITPMLSSSLTTIAVFVPLIFMSGIAGALFYDQAFSVTVGLLVSYFTGIMLLPVLYMLVYRTGLRGRSWFSRIRINNPLKEHTLDRFYDAGIDWVFSHKTVSIIFCVVSIPLCVFLFYSIAKERMPQIDQNELIVHVEWNENIHVDENRHRVNVLFGQLLDKTVEQTAAIGQQDYLLNREQALSSSEAELYFKTSSPDGIAPLQKQAGEWLTREYPLATVSFSPPETVFEKLFVTGEADVVAELYARNKEKAPAAEELRGLEQQFAELTGTAPVGIAFENQLDISILQEKLLLYDVSYDELYRTLRTAFKENSVAMLHSYQQYLPISIVGEERTVNEVLQQTLIQTRPDSKGEVEHIPLRELVKVRPAEDLKTITAGRNGEYIPFRFYEVDDAPELMEKVKREADATGDWDTAFSGSFFSNRQMLDELVVILFISILLMYFILAAQFESFVQPLIVLLEIPIDVAFALLLLWICGHTLNLMSAIGLIVTCGIIINDSILKLDAINELRRAGMPLLEAIHEAGRRRLRPIIMTSLTTIFAMVPLLFSFDMGSELQKPLSIAMIGAMFVGTLVSLFIIPLIYWFIYRKERA; this comes from the coding sequence TTGATAAAGTTTTTGATACAGCGGCCTATTGCCGTACTGATGGCATTTACAGCATGCTTCATTGTCGGGCTGGTGACTTACTTCACCTTGCCGGTATCCTTGCTGCCCGATATTGCCATCCCGGAAATTACAGTGCAGGTGTCGGCGCAGAATACCTCGGCGCGTGAATTAGAGAATACGGTGGTGAAACCTCTGCGGCAGCAGCTCATCCAGGTGGAGAAACTGAAGGACATGGACAGCGAGACGCGCGATGGTGCAGGCATCATCCGCCTGGGCTTCGACTTCGGTACGAATACCGACCTTGCCTTCATAGAAGTGAACGAGAAGATTGACGCCGCCATGAACTATCTGCCCAAGGATGCCGAACGCCCGAAGGTGATAAAGGCAAGTGCGACGGACATTCCTGTCTTCTACCTCAATCTGACCCTAAAAAGCGACAGTGCATACGGCAAGGTGGACGAACGCGCGTTTCTTGATTTGTGCGAGTTTGCCGAAAATGTCATAAAGCGTCGCATCGAGCAGTTGGCGGAAGTGGCAATGGTGGATGTCACGGGTTTGGTCGAACGCCAGTTACAGATTGTGCCCGACCCGGATAAGCTTGCTGTGTTGGGGTTCTCCATTGAAGACATAGAAAACGTGCTGGCGCAAAACAACGTGGAGCCGGGCAGCATGACCGTGCGCGACGGCTACTACGAATACAACATTAAGTTCTCCACCCTGCTGCGGACAGAGGAGGACGTGAAGGGCATCCTGCTGCGAAAGGAAGGACGTATCATCCGCTTGGGAGACTTCTGCCGGGTAGAGATTGTTCCTGCCAAGGAGAAAGGTGTCTCCATGAGCAATGGCAAGCGTGCCGTTACCCTTGCCGTCATCAAGCAGGCGGACGAGAATATGGAAGACATGAAGCTTGCCATCAACAGCACGATGGACTACTTCAAGAAAGTATATCCCGACATTGATTTTAGCATCAGCCGTAACCAGACGGAGTTGCTGGACTATACCATCTCCAATCTTCAGCAAAATTTGTCGTTGGGTTTCCTGTTCATCTGCATTGTGGCGGTACTCTTCTTGGGGGATGTCAAGTCGCCGTTCATCATCGGGTTGAGTATGGTGGTATCTATTGTCATCTGCTTCCTGTTCTTCTACTTGTTCAAGATGTCACTCAATATCATTTCTTTGTCGGGATTAATCCTGGCGTTGGGTATGATGATTGACAGCAGCATCATTGTGACGGAGAACATTTCGCAGTATCGCGAACGGGGCTATTCGTTGCGGCGGGCTTGCGTGACGGGAACGAGTGAGGTGATTACGCCCATGCTGAGTTCGTCGCTGACCACTATTGCCGTATTTGTGCCGCTGATATTCATGAGCGGCATTGCAGGGGCGTTGTTCTACGACCAGGCATTCTCTGTTACGGTGGGGCTGCTGGTTTCCTACTTCACGGGTATCATGCTGCTGCCGGTCCTCTATATGCTGGTCTACCGGACGGGGTTGCGCGGCAGGTCGTGGTTCTCCCGCATCCGCATCAACAATCCGTTGAAGGAACATACGCTGGACCGTTTTTATGATGCGGGCATCGACTGGGTATTTTCCCATAAGACGGTAAGTATCATATTCTGTGTGGTTTCTATTCCTCTTTGTGTCTTTCTGTTCTATTCCATAGCCAAGGAGCGTATGCCGCAGATAGACCAGAATGAACTGATAGTCCATGTGGAATGGAACGAAAATATACATGTGGACGAGAACCGGCATCGTGTGAATGTGCTGTTCGGACAGTTGTTGGACAAGACTGTGGAACAGACGGCTGCCATAGGCCAGCAGGACTATCTGCTGAACCGTGAGCAGGCTCTCTCTTCTTCGGAGGCAGAATTGTATTTCAAGACTTCCTCGCCTGACGGGATTGCTCCCTTGCAGAAGCAGGCGGGCGAGTGGCTGACACGGGAATATCCGTTGGCGACAGTCTCCTTTTCTCCACCCGAAACCGTGTTCGAGAAGCTTTTCGTGACCGGGGAGGCCGATGTGGTGGCGGAACTTTATGCCCGTAACAAGGAGAAGGCGCCGGCGGCGGAAGAATTGCGCGGACTGGAACAACAGTTTGCGGAGCTTACGGGGACAGCGCCCGTAGGTATCGCTTTCGAGAACCAGCTTGACATAAGCATCCTGCAGGAAAAGCTGTTGCTCTATGACGTTTCGTATGACGAGCTTTACCGTACGCTGCGGACGGCATTCAAGGAGAACAGCGTAGCTATGCTCCATTCCTACCAGCAATACCTGCCTATCAGCATTGTGGGCGAGGAGCGGACAGTGAATGAGGTGCTGCAGCAGACATTGATACAGACCCGTCCGGACAGTAAGGGCGAAGTGGAGCATATTCCGCTTCGGGAGCTGGTAAAGGTGCGTCCGGCCGAGGATTTGAAAACGATTACGGCAGGACGCAACGGTGAATATATACCGTTCCGTTTCTATGAAGTGGACGATGCTCCGGAGTTGATGGAAAAGGTGAAGCGGGAGGCAGATGCCACGGGTGACTGGGATACGGCCTTCTCCGGCAGTTTCTTCTCCAACCGCCAGATGCTGGACGAGTTGGTGGTGATTCTTTTCATCTCTATCCTGCTGATGTATTTCATTCTTGCCGCCCAGTTCGAAAGCTTCGTGCAGCCGCTCATCGTGCTGCTGGAAATTCCGATAGATGTGGCGTTCGCCTTGTTGCTGTTGTGGATATGCGGGCATACCTTGAACCTGATGTCTGCCATCGGACTGATAGTGACGTGCGGTATCATCATCAACGACTCCATCCTAAAGCTGGATGCCATTAATGAATTACGGAGGGCTGGTATGCCGTTGCTCGAGGCCATCCACGAGGCGGGGCGCAGAAGGCTCCGGCCCATCATCATGACATCGCTCACCACCATTTTCGCTATGGTTCCGCTGCTGTTCTCGTTCGACATGGGCTCGGAGCTGCAGAAGCCGCTTTCCATAGCGATGATTGGGGCGATGTTCGTGGGGACACTGGTCAGTCTGTTCATCATCCCGTTGATATATTGGTTTATTTATAGAAAAGAAAGAGCATGA
- a CDS encoding DUF3244 domain-containing protein: MAIFVTFKTKDTMKSFFILLSLYCFFVVNVVNGKSVTFPSRVEIIMDEDFDLPDGPGNGHRSIPPVTPFLAFLNDDHSIDLEFYQSIGEIEIVISQNGDVVYSSTENIDSPILRKVQLQKGLVGDFLLEIKGLDGAYAFGRFTIH, from the coding sequence ATGGCTATCTTTGTTACATTCAAAACTAAAGATACTATGAAATCATTTTTTATTTTGTTAAGTTTATACTGCTTCTTTGTGGTAAATGTAGTGAATGGAAAGTCAGTAACTTTTCCTTCAAGAGTAGAAATCATCATGGATGAGGATTTTGATTTACCGGATGGTCCGGGGAATGGTCACCGTTCTATTCCTCCAGTGACTCCTTTTTTAGCATTTTTGAATGATGACCACTCCATTGACTTGGAGTTCTATCAATCTATAGGTGAGATTGAAATTGTAATTTCTCAGAATGGGGATGTTGTTTACTCTTCTACTGAGAATATTGACTCTCCAATATTGAGAAAAGTACAATTACAGAAAGGCTTAGTTGGTGATTTTTTACTTGAGATAAAAGGTTTGGATGGAGCTTATGCATTCGGTAGATTTACTATTCATTAA
- a CDS encoding efflux RND transporter permease subunit, with product MKRVSSFTVIVAFVCLALVGVALIPLLPVKLNPSRSLPGFTVGFSMPGTSSRVVEMEVTSKLESMLARIRGVKRLNSTSGNGYGNITVELDKHADVEVVRFEASTIIRQTWPQLPEGVSYPTIHMKVPDENASRPFMSFTLNAPSTPILIQQYAEEHIKPRLANIPGIYKVELSGATPMEWRLEYDSEQLRLLGVTLSDISEAVQRHYRKEFLGTHNVDTGNGSREWIRLALVPESNSLGFNPAAITVTATDGKLLRLDELVSAVRMEEEPQSYYRINGLNSVYLSITAEETANQLQLNRAVMDEMEAVRQVLPVGYEVHTSYDATEYIREELDKIYFRTGLTVLILLVFVWLITRKLKYLFLIVTSLAVNIAVALIFYYLFGLEMQLYSLAGITVSLNLVIDSTIVMTDHILHRRNLKAFLSVLAATLTTMGALVIIFFLDERIRLNLQDFAAVVIINLAVSLMVALFFVPSMIEKIGLVRRITGKKRRLVLPGLTQTFKTRLGRIFRRFPVYFSCCYSALIRFLCRWRWAVCLLLLLGFGLPVFLLPDKLEGGGKWEAAYNKVFGSDTYKESVKPVVDKALGGSLRLFIQKVYEGSYFTRNEEVVLYANANLPNGSTLEQMNTLMKRMETYLSRFKEIRQFHTSIYSPRRASMQIYFKKEARNSGFPYTLKANMISKALELGGGSWGIYGLQDQGFSNDVRESAGSYRIRMYGYNYDELYEWAEKLKAKLLTHRRIKEVLINSEFSWWKDDYQEFYFNLNKERMAQEGIDAQVLFSAVRPIFGKNLEIGSVAAEQGTEKIKLSSRQSAEYDIWAMQFFPYGVGNGKHYKLSELTTVEKGQMPQEIAKENQQYRLCLQYEYIGSNEMGNKIQKRDLEEFNKLLPMGYTAESDSNSWSWGEKDNRQYLLLLVVIAIIFFTTSVLFNSLKQPLAIIFVIPVSYIGVFLTFYWFRLNFDQGGFASFVLLCGITVNASIYILNEYNSIRRRFPRLSALRAYVKAWNAKVVPIFLTVVSTILGFIPFMIGEDKEAFWFPLAAGTIGGLVMSVIGIFFFLPVFVLKQRDFLRK from the coding sequence ATGAAACGAGTTTCTTCCTTCACCGTCATAGTGGCGTTTGTCTGCCTTGCTTTGGTAGGGGTGGCGTTGATACCGCTGCTCCCCGTCAAGCTGAATCCGTCACGCAGCCTGCCCGGCTTCACGGTGGGTTTCAGCATGCCTGGCACTTCGTCGCGGGTGGTGGAGATGGAAGTGACCAGCAAGCTGGAATCCATGCTGGCGCGTATCCGCGGAGTGAAGCGGCTGAACTCCACCTCGGGCAACGGCTACGGCAACATTACTGTGGAGCTGGACAAGCATGCCGATGTCGAGGTAGTCCGCTTCGAAGCTTCCACCATCATCCGGCAGACGTGGCCCCAATTGCCCGAAGGTGTCAGCTATCCCACCATTCACATGAAAGTGCCCGACGAGAACGCCTCACGCCCTTTCATGTCCTTCACACTGAATGCCCCTTCCACTCCGATATTGATTCAGCAGTATGCCGAGGAGCATATCAAGCCGCGGCTGGCAAATATTCCGGGTATCTATAAGGTGGAACTCAGCGGTGCCACGCCCATGGAGTGGAGACTGGAATATGACAGTGAACAGTTGCGCTTGCTGGGTGTGACCCTATCGGACATCAGCGAGGCAGTACAGCGGCATTACCGGAAGGAATTTCTGGGTACGCACAATGTGGATACAGGTAACGGTAGCCGGGAATGGATACGCCTGGCACTGGTGCCGGAGAGCAACTCCCTTGGTTTTAATCCTGCTGCCATCACCGTGACGGCTACCGACGGGAAACTGCTCCGCTTGGACGAACTGGTGTCGGCTGTCCGTATGGAGGAGGAGCCGCAAAGCTATTACCGCATCAATGGGCTGAATTCCGTCTATCTATCCATTACTGCGGAAGAAACTGCCAACCAGTTGCAACTGAACCGTGCCGTGATGGACGAGATGGAAGCTGTTCGGCAGGTACTTCCTGTCGGATATGAAGTGCATACCAGCTATGATGCGACCGAGTACATACGGGAAGAACTGGACAAGATTTACTTCCGTACCGGTTTGACGGTACTCATCCTGCTTGTATTCGTATGGCTCATTACTCGTAAGTTGAAATATCTTTTTCTGATAGTTACCAGCCTGGCTGTAAATATAGCGGTGGCACTTATCTTCTACTACCTCTTCGGACTTGAGATGCAGCTTTATTCGCTGGCGGGTATCACTGTCTCGCTGAATCTGGTGATAGACAGTACCATTGTCATGACCGACCACATTCTGCACCGGCGTAATCTCAAGGCCTTCCTGTCGGTGTTGGCGGCAACCCTCACTACGATGGGTGCGCTTGTTATCATTTTCTTCCTTGACGAGAGGATACGGCTCAACCTGCAGGACTTTGCAGCGGTAGTGATCATCAATCTGGCTGTTTCCTTGATGGTGGCATTGTTCTTTGTTCCGTCGATGATTGAGAAGATAGGACTGGTGAGGCGGATTACGGGGAAGAAGAGGCGTCTTGTCTTGCCGGGGCTGACGCAAACATTCAAAACAAGGTTGGGACGGATTTTCAGACGTTTCCCCGTTTATTTCTCCTGCTGCTACTCTGCTCTCATCCGTTTTCTGTGCCGTTGGCGCTGGGCTGTATGCCTGCTGTTGCTGTTGGGTTTCGGTCTGCCTGTTTTTCTGTTGCCCGACAAACTGGAAGGAGGGGGAAAATGGGAAGCTGCTTACAATAAGGTATTCGGTTCGGATACCTATAAGGAGTCGGTGAAACCCGTTGTGGACAAGGCGCTGGGCGGCAGCTTGCGGCTTTTCATACAGAAGGTGTACGAAGGCAGTTACTTCACCCGTAATGAGGAGGTGGTGCTCTATGCCAACGCCAACCTTCCCAATGGCAGCACCCTCGAGCAGATGAACACTTTGATGAAACGTATGGAGACCTACCTCAGCCGGTTCAAGGAAATCAGGCAGTTTCATACTTCCATCTACAGCCCCCGGCGTGCCAGTATGCAGATTTATTTCAAGAAGGAAGCCCGGAACAGCGGTTTTCCCTATACACTGAAAGCCAATATGATAAGCAAGGCACTGGAACTGGGAGGCGGCAGCTGGGGCATCTACGGATTGCAGGACCAGGGGTTCAGTAATGACGTCCGCGAGAGTGCCGGCTCCTACCGCATCAGGATGTACGGCTACAACTACGACGAACTCTATGAGTGGGCGGAGAAGCTGAAGGCCAAGCTGCTGACGCACCGGCGTATCAAGGAAGTGCTCATCAATTCGGAGTTCTCCTGGTGGAAGGATGACTATCAGGAATTCTACTTCAACCTGAACAAGGAGCGCATGGCGCAAGAGGGCATCGACGCGCAAGTGCTTTTCTCTGCGGTGCGCCCCATCTTCGGCAAGAATCTGGAGATTGGCTCGGTAGCGGCCGAGCAGGGAACGGAGAAAATCAAGCTCTCTTCCCGCCAGTCTGCCGAATATGACATCTGGGCGATGCAGTTCTTTCCCTATGGAGTAGGAAACGGCAAGCATTACAAGCTTTCCGAACTGACTACTGTGGAAAAGGGACAGATGCCGCAGGAGATTGCCAAAGAAAACCAGCAGTACCGCCTCTGCCTGCAATACGAATATATCGGCTCCAATGAGATGGGCAACAAGATACAGAAACGTGACCTGGAGGAGTTCAACAAACTGTTGCCGATGGGTTATACAGCCGAGTCGGACAGCAACAGTTGGTCATGGGGCGAGAAGGACAACCGCCAATACCTGCTTCTGCTGGTGGTGATAGCCATCATCTTCTTTACGACCAGCGTTCTGTTCAACTCCCTGAAGCAGCCGCTTGCCATCATCTTTGTGATTCCGGTTTCTTATATCGGGGTATTTCTTACTTTCTATTGGTTCCGGCTGAACTTCGACCAGGGCGGTTTTGCCTCGTTCGTCCTGCTGTGCGGCATCACGGTGAATGCCAGCATCTATATCCTGAACGAGTACAACAGCATCCGACGTCGTTTCCCCCGTCTTTCCGCTCTTCGTGCCTACGTCAAGGCGTGGAATGCGAAGGTCGTTCCTATTTTCCTCACGGTAGTTTCTACCATTCTGGGATTTATCCCTTTCATGATAGGTGAGGACAAGGAGGCTTTCTGGTTTCCATTGGCGGCGGGTACCATTGGCGGACTGGTGATGTCCGTCATCGGTATCTTCTTTTTCCTGCCGGTTTTTGTGCTGAAACAGCGTGATTTTCTTAGGAAATGA
- a CDS encoding tetratricopeptide repeat protein: MKKLLYLGLLSVCVLLGSCVEKNVFNAFDKVERYMDVYSDSALLLLEQIPHPEKLRGKQRADYVLLLTQARDKNYLDSMQSDSLIKLAVDYYKNGGDNVKAGKALFYYGKVMDLQGNDTLAMQAYLNALAKLEKTEEYKLQGLAYEYIGILNADRKLHKDALDNYQSSVYCFQKAADTLGVIYAYRDIARIYYVEQQYDSVYNYINRALSLCEEKKGCIDFERVTPSLLQVKGIAKRNEGDLENAIILLKTAVETEQDRHSMHHCSMSLGNIYLNQNKLDEAKRYFTLALKSERPRTLAGAYHYLYLLEKRQKKYAMALYFKEKSDSLLSVDLDAKQASQILTLQRKYEKGKLLLEKQQVEHEKKIQFYFGMVIVLFIILLCLVLYFLLRKRYKEMFRKNMQVIKENECMIKRYVYELDVLKQKAGETAETNREKVGKLNQKILLLESENKKIRENVCVNGVYLLDQLKKEKLIVKNMTKQEKEQLLEYMDLIYGNLISRLKKDFKLTSGNLILIALLKVGFTTTELMFTFDCEMNSIFTKKRRLRESLNLDTTDKLEEFITLY; encoded by the coding sequence ATGAAAAAACTGCTATATCTTGGACTTTTGTCCGTTTGCGTACTGTTAGGTTCTTGCGTAGAGAAGAACGTATTCAATGCTTTTGATAAGGTAGAGAGGTATATGGATGTATATTCTGACAGTGCATTGCTGCTGTTGGAGCAAATTCCTCATCCGGAGAAGCTTCGTGGAAAGCAGCGGGCAGACTATGTGCTGCTGTTGACACAAGCCCGTGATAAGAACTATCTGGATAGCATGCAGTCGGATTCGTTGATAAAGTTGGCGGTAGATTATTATAAGAATGGGGGTGATAACGTGAAAGCGGGGAAGGCATTGTTTTATTATGGCAAAGTGATGGATTTGCAGGGGAATGATACGCTGGCTATGCAAGCCTATTTGAATGCTTTGGCTAAATTGGAGAAAACGGAAGAGTATAAGCTACAAGGCTTGGCATATGAGTATATCGGTATTTTGAATGCAGATAGAAAGCTACACAAAGATGCTCTTGATAATTATCAAAGTTCGGTATATTGTTTTCAAAAGGCAGCCGATACTTTAGGGGTTATATATGCTTATCGGGATATTGCTCGTATTTATTATGTAGAACAACAATATGACAGTGTTTATAACTACATCAATAGGGCTTTGTCCTTGTGTGAAGAAAAGAAAGGATGTATCGATTTTGAACGAGTAACTCCTTCTTTGTTACAAGTAAAAGGAATTGCAAAAAGAAATGAGGGAGATTTGGAAAATGCAATAATCTTGTTGAAAACTGCGGTAGAGACTGAACAAGATAGGCATTCTATGCATCACTGTTCAATGTCATTGGGGAACATTTATTTAAATCAAAATAAGTTGGATGAGGCAAAAAGATATTTTACTTTAGCTTTGAAATCAGAAAGGCCTCGTACTCTGGCAGGGGCATACCACTATTTGTATCTGTTGGAAAAGAGGCAGAAAAAGTATGCAATGGCTCTCTATTTCAAAGAGAAGTCTGATTCGTTGTTGTCCGTTGACCTGGATGCTAAACAAGCATCTCAAATTTTGACTTTGCAACGTAAATATGAAAAAGGAAAGCTTCTTTTAGAAAAGCAACAAGTTGAACACGAAAAGAAAATACAGTTTTATTTTGGGATGGTAATCGTTTTATTTATTATCCTATTATGTCTTGTTTTGTATTTTCTTTTAAGAAAAAGATACAAAGAGATGTTCCGGAAAAATATGCAAGTAATAAAGGAGAATGAGTGCATGATTAAACGATATGTTTATGAACTTGATGTGTTGAAACAAAAAGCAGGTGAAACAGCGGAAACAAATAGAGAGAAGGTTGGTAAATTGAATCAAAAGATTTTGCTGTTGGAGAGTGAGAATAAAAAAATACGTGAAAATGTATGTGTAAATGGTGTTTATCTCTTGGATCAATTGAAGAAGGAAAAGCTGATTGTGAAGAATATGACCAAACAAGAGAAAGAACAGCTCCTTGAATACATGGATTTGATATATGGTAATTTGATTTCTCGGTTAAAGAAAGATTTTAAATTAACGAGTGGTAACCTGATATTGATAGCTTTGCTTAAAGTTGGTTTCACTACCACTGAGTTGATGTTTACTTTTGACTGCGAGATGAATTCTATTTTTACGAAAAAACGGAGATTGAGGGAGAGCTTAAATTTGGATACTACTGATAAATTGGAAGAATTTATAACTCTTTATTAG
- a CDS encoding TolC family protein: protein MKKLSLILLFSLGALSAFAQQRITLDLQQTIALANDSSLEAFRTKNMYLAGYWEYRTYKANRLPSLTLNMTPAQYNRDITKRYDSEQDLDIYRSQQSFYAYGNLAVRQNFDLTGGTFYLDTELGYMRSFGGNKYTQFTSVPVRLGYSQSLVGYNPFRWERRIEPLKYEKVKKEYIYNAERVSEQATTYFFALAMAQAEYDLAKDNAVSTDTLYRIGMQRLKIAAISRADLLTLKLDVVNARNTLQNAASALKRAMFSLASFLNMEKNTDIRVSLPGRPRALTIPVDEALLAAQANNPEFLGLRQEVLEAEQTVDKTKKESRFNASINASVGFNQVAEKFGEAYRHPMQQEMVSVSVSIPLVDWGVRKGKYNMARNNLNVVKTSARQSEISIEEEVIMTVSDFNVQQALVASAEEALDLAILAYNETRQRFIIGKADINSLTLSLNRQQEAQRNYISALQDYWLNYYKIRKLTLHDFASGFSLSEKFDYNN from the coding sequence ATGAAGAAATTAAGTCTTATACTTTTGTTCAGTCTGGGAGCCCTTTCCGCTTTTGCCCAACAGCGGATAACGCTCGATTTGCAGCAGACCATTGCTCTGGCGAATGACAGTTCGCTGGAAGCCTTCCGCACCAAGAACATGTATCTGGCCGGTTATTGGGAATACCGCACCTATAAGGCAAACCGCCTTCCCAGCCTGACGCTGAACATGACTCCGGCACAGTACAACCGCGATATCACCAAGCGTTACGACTCCGAACAGGACCTTGACATCTATCGCAGCCAGCAGTCCTTCTATGCATACGGCAATCTTGCCGTCAGACAGAATTTCGACTTGACGGGCGGTACGTTCTATCTGGATACGGAGCTGGGCTATATGCGGAGCTTCGGTGGAAACAAGTATACCCAGTTCACCAGTGTTCCGGTTCGTTTGGGCTACTCGCAGAGTCTGGTCGGTTACAATCCTTTCCGTTGGGAACGCAGGATTGAGCCGCTGAAGTACGAAAAGGTGAAGAAGGAGTATATTTACAATGCAGAGCGAGTATCCGAGCAGGCCACTACCTATTTCTTTGCGCTTGCCATGGCACAGGCGGAATATGACTTGGCCAAGGACAATGCCGTCTCCACCGATACCCTCTACCGCATCGGCATGCAGCGCTTGAAAATAGCCGCCATCAGCCGTGCCGACCTGCTGACGCTGAAACTCGACGTGGTGAACGCCCGCAATACTTTGCAGAATGCCGCCAGTGCCTTGAAGCGCGCCATGTTTTCGTTGGCATCTTTCCTGAATATGGAGAAGAACACGGATATCAGGGTGTCGCTTCCGGGACGTCCGAGGGCGCTGACCATACCGGTTGATGAGGCTTTGCTGGCCGCTCAAGCCAACAATCCGGAATTTCTGGGGCTTCGTCAGGAAGTGCTGGAAGCCGAGCAGACAGTAGACAAGACGAAGAAGGAATCGCGCTTCAATGCCAGCATCAACGCCAGCGTCGGCTTCAACCAGGTGGCGGAGAAATTCGGTGAAGCATACAGGCATCCCATGCAGCAGGAGATGGTGTCGGTCAGTGTCTCCATTCCACTGGTGGACTGGGGCGTGAGGAAAGGCAAATACAACATGGCGAGGAACAATCTGAACGTGGTGAAGACTTCTGCCAGGCAAAGTGAAATCAGCATTGAGGAGGAGGTTATCATGACCGTCAGCGACTTCAACGTCCAGCAAGCCCTCGTCGCCAGTGCCGAAGAGGCCCTCGACCTTGCCATCCTGGCGTATAACGAAACCCGCCAGCGCTTCATTATCGGCAAGGCAGACATCAACAGCCTGACCCTCTCGCTGAACCGCCAGCAGGAAGCGCAACGCAATTACATCTCCGCCTTGCAGGACTACTGGCTGAATTATTACAAGATACGGAAACTGACGTTGCACGACTTTGCCAGCGGATTTTCGCTGTCGGAAAAATTTGATTATAATAACTGA
- a CDS encoding glycosyltransferase, translated as MKQISFCITCMNRLKHLQETLEKNILDNFLVDEVEFVVLDYNSQDGLEEWIAQSMMKYIEMGILVYYRTTEPAYYRRSHSRNMVFRLAEGEVVCNLDADNYLGRGFAEFMLKEFNNKERLFYTSNLCYRDVFGRVCLERKEFVEARGYNEVFVGYGLEDVEFFNRLLCRGLVQEIFNQKEFYNVLMHADEERIAQEFLLKKLQSVYLDYINPYSTRVLMLYKGQRFGIGVIQNNIAMNYNHPDESDMLKQCIGDKYRLVIKGEWKEGIWDEMENGIRLNFKDEEMILRNKSNCLYDFNHQYYKVKDANLIVVIVMGVTEAINYLKMKKMDNDCKTVNPNGFGQGIVYRNFDYTNKILLA; from the coding sequence ATGAAACAAATCTCATTTTGCATCACTTGTATGAATCGGCTTAAACATTTACAAGAAACTTTGGAGAAGAATATTCTTGATAATTTCTTAGTAGATGAGGTCGAGTTTGTTGTGCTGGATTATAATTCGCAAGATGGATTAGAAGAATGGATTGCTCAATCTATGATGAAATATATTGAGATGGGTATTCTTGTCTATTATAGGACTACTGAACCAGCTTATTATCGACGCAGCCATAGCAGGAATATGGTTTTCAGATTGGCAGAAGGAGAAGTAGTATGCAATTTGGATGCAGATAATTACTTAGGTAGAGGGTTTGCAGAGTTTATGTTAAAAGAATTTAACAATAAAGAGCGTCTATTTTATACGAGTAATCTTTGTTATCGTGATGTTTTCGGAAGGGTCTGCTTGGAAAGAAAGGAGTTCGTTGAGGCGAGAGGATACAATGAAGTGTTTGTAGGATATGGTTTGGAAGATGTTGAATTTTTCAATCGTTTGTTGTGTAGAGGGCTTGTGCAGGAAATTTTTAATCAGAAGGAATTTTATAATGTTTTGATGCATGCAGATGAAGAGCGGATAGCACAAGAGTTTTTGTTGAAGAAGTTGCAGAGTGTCTATCTGGATTATATAAATCCCTACTCTACGAGAGTATTGATGTTGTATAAAGGACAACGTTTTGGCATAGGAGTGATACAGAACAATATTGCAATGAATTATAATCATCCGGATGAATCAGACATGCTAAAACAATGTATAGGGGATAAATATCGACTTGTGATAAAAGGAGAATGGAAAGAAGGAATATGGGATGAGATGGAGAACGGAATTCGACTGAATTTTAAAGATGAGGAAATGATACTTAGAAACAAATCTAATTGTTTGTATGATTTTAATCATCAATATTATAAAGTTAAAGATGCGAATCTGATAGTGGTAATTGTCATGGGTGTAACAGAGGCTATAAACTATCTGAAGATGAAAAAAATGGATAATGATTGTAAAACGGTAAATCCGAATGGGTTCGGACAAGGGATTGTATATCGGAATTTTGATTATACTAATAAAATACTCTTGGCATAA